In the genome of bacterium, the window GTGGGAGCCGGGGATCCTGGCTCCGGTTGGCCCTCCGGTTGTCGGCCTTGGGGTTGTTGATCGGGGTGTTGGTCTGGTCGAAGGAAAGGACGGTGAGCCTGCTCCAGGACATGGCGGGCTTGAAACTCGAAAAGGTGATGGTGGAAGGGAACCGGTTCCTGGCCGCCGATGAGGTCGTGAAGACCGTGGCCCTGCCCCTGGGGGAGAGCATGTTCAAACTGGACCTCAAAAGCGCCACGGAAAGGGTGCGGGCCATGGATTGGGTCCAGCGGGTCTTCATCGAGAGGCGCCTGCCCCGGTCCATCCTGGTCACGATCAAGGAACGGAGGCCCGTGGCCCTGCTGGAGAAGGGCGATCTTTACGGGGTGGACGCCCAAGGACGGGTACTTCCCCCGGCGCCGCTCTTGATGCGACAGGACCTGCCCCTGATCTCGGGGCTGGATTTCCCGGCGGAGGCGGTGGGCACCACCGAGGAGGCCGAAGCCCTGGGGCCGGCCCTGGATTTCCTGGCCTTCCTGGGCAAGAAGGACCCGGCCTTGGCCCAGGACGTATCGGAAGTGAACCTGTCGGATGCGGATTCCCTGAAGGTGACCTTCATGGACGGCCTGCAGGCCCGCTTCGACCCGCCGGTGTCGGAGACCGAGTTGGAACGGATGGCCCTGGTGGTCAGCGACCTCCAGGAGAAGGGCCGCAAGGCGGCCACGATGGACTTCCGGTACCGAGGGTTGGTGCTGGTCAAACCAAGGCTCTAAGGAGGGGAACATGAAATCCACGGTCCGAAAGGTCCGAAAGACCCACGCTCCCCCGAGGGGCGGGGAAAAGGACCGGCGGGATCTGGTCCGCGGGTTGAAGGTCTGTTTCGGTCCCTGCCGGTGCTACGCCACGGGGAAAAAACAGAAGGAGAACCAGTAATTTTAAATTTTTAATTTTGGATCGAGGCGGCCTGAAAAGGAGGGCCCGGTTCCATTAAGAATTCAAAACCAAGGTCAAAAATCGCTTTAGAGAGGGGTGGAGAAGATGGCGAAAGAGCAAAAACAGGACATCGTGGTGGGGCTGGACCTGGGAACGACCAAGGTCTGCACCATCATCGGGGAAAGGGATGATGAGGGCCAGGTCCACATCATCGGTGTGGGGACCACGCCCTCGACGGGCCTCAAGAAGGGGTCGGTGGTGAACATCGAACAGACCATCCAATCCATCAAGAAATCCGTCCAGGACGCCGAACGCATGGCGGGGGTCGAGATCGGCTCCGCCTTCGCCGGCATCGCCGGGGGCCACATCAAGGGCCTCAACAGCCGGGGGGTCATCGCGGTCTCCCGCAAGGACAAGGAGATCACCGAGGACGACCGGGAGAGGGTCATCGAGGCCGCCCAGGCCATCGCCATCCCGCTGGACCGGGAGATCATCCACGTGATCCCGCAGGAATACATCGTGGACGACCAGGACGGCATCAAGAACCCGGTGGGCATGTCGGGGGTGCGCCTGGAAGCCGAGGTCCACGTGGTGACGGGGGCCGTCACCAGCGTGCAGAACATCGTGCGCAGCGTCGAGCGGGCGGGCCTGCAGGTGTCCGACATCATCCTGCAGCCATTGGCCTCGGCCGAGGCCATCCTCTCCCAGGACGAGAAGGAACTGGGGGTGGTGCTGGTGGATATCGGCGGGGGGACCACGGACATCGCGGTCTTCATCAACGGCTCCCTCTGGCACACGGGCATCATCACCCTGGGGGGCGCCCTGGTCACCAGCGACGTGGCCGTGGGGCTCCGGACCCCCAACACGGAGGCGGAGGCCATCAAGATCCAATTCGGCTGCGCCTACACCGCCATGGTGAAGGAAGAGGAGGAGATCACGGTCCCGGGCGTGGGCGGGCGGCCGGACCGGCGCATGCCGCGCCGGGTCCTCTCCGAGATCATCGAAGCCCGCATGGAGGAGAT includes:
- a CDS encoding FtsQ-type POTRA domain-containing protein; this encodes MHYRGKRVPLSERSPLFQRAGIPSRPSVVKRTEEKKHFFAWPQASQEKGEKERQVSGSFYRPGRSAEATGFYRAPVAGTGPVEPAKGRGSRGSWLRLALRLSALGLLIGVLVWSKERTVSLLQDMAGLKLEKVMVEGNRFLAADEVVKTVALPLGESMFKLDLKSATERVRAMDWVQRVFIERRLPRSILVTIKERRPVALLEKGDLYGVDAQGRVLPPAPLLMRQDLPLISGLDFPAEAVGTTEEAEALGPALDFLAFLGKKDPALAQDVSEVNLSDADSLKVTFMDGLQARFDPPVSETELERMALVVSDLQEKGRKAATMDFRYRGLVLVKPRL
- the ftsA gene encoding cell division protein FtsA — its product is MAKEQKQDIVVGLDLGTTKVCTIIGERDDEGQVHIIGVGTTPSTGLKKGSVVNIEQTIQSIKKSVQDAERMAGVEIGSAFAGIAGGHIKGLNSRGVIAVSRKDKEITEDDRERVIEAAQAIAIPLDREIIHVIPQEYIVDDQDGIKNPVGMSGVRLEAEVHVVTGAVTSVQNIVRSVERAGLQVSDIILQPLASAEAILSQDEKELGVVLVDIGGGTTDIAVFINGSLWHTGIITLGGALVTSDVAVGLRTPNTEAEAIKIQFGCAYTAMVKEEEEITVPGVGGRPDRRMPRRVLSEIIEARMEEIFELVAAELKKFGFEDRIPAGAVITGGAALMEGTAELAEKILQLPVRIGSPKRVGGLTDVVSNPSYSTAVGLVLMGMQSQAPSAKKVSFGSGADAMNGILDRMKKWFGDSI